In the SAR86 cluster bacterium genome, GATCCGGGTCTAGGTCGAGTGCTAATGCTGTATGGAGCAGGAGAGGACAGTGTGTATTTATCTCCAGCGCCACTATATCATGCCGCCCCGCTAAATTTTAATACTGGCTTTTTAGCCTCAGGCGCAACTTCAATCATTCTCGAAAAATTTGATGAAGAGAATGCATTAGAATCAATAGAAAAATATAAGGTTACTCATTCCCAATGGGTGCCAACAATGTTTGTTAGATTCTTAAAGAAAGATCCTTCAATTAGATCGCAATATGATTTATCAAGCCATCAAGTTGCTATTCATGCAGCTGCGCCTTGTCCAGTAGCTGTGAAAGAAGAGATGATAGATTGGTGGGGCCCTATAATTCACGAATACTATGCGGGCACTGAATATAACGGAATAACTATGATTAATTCTGCGGAATGGCTAGAACATAAAGGTAGTGTGGGCAGACCTTTATTTGGCTCATTACATATCCTTGATGATGATGGTGAGGAATTACCAACGGGCGAAGTAGGAGGAGTTTACTTTGGAGGTGAGACAGCAACGACATTTGAATATCATAATGACGAAGAGAAAACTAAAAGCGCAATGACTGATAAAGGTTATAGTTCTCTTGGTGATGTAGGTTATGTAGATCAGGATGGTTTTCTTTATCTTACTGATAGAAAATCTTTCATGATTATCTCTGGAGGAGTGAATATTTATCCAAAAGAAACTGAAGATCTTTTGGTAATGCACCCTAAAGTTGCAGATGTGGCGGTTTTTGGTGTTCCGAATGAAGAAATGGGGGAGGAGGTAAAGGCTGTTGTGCAGCCAGCAAATTTAAGTGATGCAGGGCCCGACTTAGAAGCAGAACTCATCGCTTTTTGTAAAGAGAATATGTCCTCAATTAAAAGTCCTAGAAGTATAGATTTCGAAGAGGAACTGCCTAGACATCCAACAGGGAAATTATATAAAAGACTACTTAAAGATAAATACTGGCCCTAAAGATGCTTAGAAATAAATCTATGGTAGTTGGTTCAACTGGCCTGGTTGGTAAATCTGTAGTAAATCATCTAATTGAAAAAGAAATTTCGGTTTTAGCTCTTGTAAGAAATGATCAAG is a window encoding:
- a CDS encoding acyl-CoA synthetase, whose translation is MHPGVNGKKFPEKPAVIMAGSGKVVTHGQLNELSNQGAHLFRSLGLKPGDSIAIMMENHHLFFPIVFAAWRSGLRYTTISWRLQPSEVEYIVKDCDAKVLITSKFLEQTADDLKAALEGVHLYMLDGTTSGYLSYEDGIQDMPIDSIEDECQGGSMLYSSGTTGKPKGVKRELPLTPLPYEPDEEDPGLGRVLMLYGAGEDSVYLSPAPLYHAAPLNFNTGFLASGATSIILEKFDEENALESIEKYKVTHSQWVPTMFVRFLKKDPSIRSQYDLSSHQVAIHAAAPCPVAVKEEMIDWWGPIIHEYYAGTEYNGITMINSAEWLEHKGSVGRPLFGSLHILDDDGEELPTGEVGGVYFGGETATTFEYHNDEEKTKSAMTDKGYSSLGDVGYVDQDGFLYLTDRKSFMIISGGVNIYPKETEDLLVMHPKVADVAVFGVPNEEMGEEVKAVVQPANLSDAGPDLEAELIAFCKENMSSIKSPRSIDFEEELPRHPTGKLYKRLLKDKYWP